The following proteins are encoded in a genomic region of Haloarcula marina:
- a CDS encoding DNA topoisomerase VI subunit B, which translates to MTSYQSRLGEGEGIAEELAESQRAISIAEFFEKNKHMLGFDSNARALVTAVKEAVDNALDACEEAGIKPDIYVEIQEVGDYYRLVVEDNGPGITKEQLPKIFGKLLYGSRFHAREQSRGQQGIGISAAVLYSQLTSGKPAKITSRPKGQSEAQYFELIVDTDTNEPEISVDETTSWERPHGTRIELEMEANMRSRGSLHDYIQDTAVVNPHARIEFDEPGLDEPLKYERVEGAELPAETSEIRPHPHGVELGTLLKMLEATESYSISGFVQGEFTRVGGKTADSIIANFNDRHFGRGMAWKPPQHHEDVDIETAVEEAVANKGATATAEFAAAVSDEIHDRDRVAHHEIEAIVADAAEDAEAAHDTTFGSTVRENAVEAAWAAVTAERNSDLYELVDAATTVRKDDAAIEGMASRLAEKFDTESRHRLTRDEFRRYVDRAADMTEEHDDATFGETARENVLDQLWDAAVPVPDDPPNVSEVADDRDTASNLLEAMRETDIIAPPTDCLSPIGADLVEKGLRKEFEADFYAASTRDAAVHGGDPFIVEAGIAYGGDLQADGPVDVMRFANRVPLVYQRGACATTDVIKGINWRNYNLDQPGGSGIPNGPAVIMVHVASTNVPFTSESKDAIANIPEMEDEIELAIREAARELKSYLNKRRSLQQRRKKQDKLATILPEMAEKLTEVTGNDELHIDDSLARIMNNVLVEREFDGETVRLTVENNDDTNADVDLTDIVTAEPQDTNGATVVEMDGEWFVKWSPTVAAGESATLEYRVTDDAEFTVSVDGVEDEKLTVDA; encoded by the coding sequence ATGACCTCGTATCAGTCGCGACTCGGCGAAGGCGAGGGCATCGCCGAGGAGTTGGCCGAGTCCCAGCGGGCCATCTCCATCGCCGAGTTCTTCGAGAAAAACAAGCACATGCTCGGGTTCGACTCGAACGCCCGAGCGCTCGTCACAGCCGTCAAGGAGGCCGTCGACAACGCGCTTGACGCCTGTGAGGAGGCCGGAATCAAGCCCGACATCTACGTCGAGATTCAGGAAGTCGGCGACTACTACCGCCTCGTCGTCGAGGACAACGGTCCTGGCATCACGAAAGAACAACTCCCCAAAATCTTCGGGAAACTGCTGTACGGTTCCCGATTCCACGCCCGCGAGCAGAGCCGCGGTCAGCAGGGTATCGGTATCTCCGCCGCCGTCCTCTACTCCCAACTCACCTCGGGGAAGCCCGCGAAAATCACCTCGCGGCCGAAGGGCCAGTCCGAGGCGCAGTACTTCGAACTCATCGTCGACACCGACACGAACGAACCCGAGATTAGCGTCGACGAGACCACCTCGTGGGAACGGCCCCACGGGACGCGCATCGAGTTGGAGATGGAGGCGAACATGCGCTCGCGCGGGAGCCTCCACGACTACATTCAGGACACCGCCGTCGTCAACCCCCACGCCCGCATCGAGTTCGACGAACCGGGCCTCGACGAGCCCCTGAAGTACGAACGCGTCGAGGGCGCGGAACTCCCCGCCGAGACCTCCGAGATTCGGCCCCACCCCCACGGCGTCGAACTCGGGACGCTCCTGAAGATGCTCGAAGCCACGGAATCCTACTCTATCTCTGGGTTCGTCCAAGGGGAGTTCACCCGCGTCGGCGGGAAGACGGCCGACAGCATCATCGCCAACTTCAACGACCGCCACTTCGGCCGCGGGATGGCGTGGAAGCCGCCCCAACACCACGAGGACGTGGATATCGAGACGGCCGTCGAGGAGGCCGTCGCCAACAAGGGCGCGACGGCCACCGCCGAGTTCGCCGCCGCCGTGTCCGACGAAATCCACGACCGCGACCGCGTGGCCCACCACGAAATCGAGGCCATCGTCGCCGACGCCGCCGAAGACGCCGAGGCCGCACACGACACTACGTTCGGGTCCACGGTTCGAGAGAACGCCGTCGAGGCCGCGTGGGCCGCGGTGACGGCCGAACGAAACAGCGACCTGTACGAACTGGTCGACGCGGCGACCACCGTGCGGAAAGACGACGCGGCCATCGAGGGGATGGCGAGTCGACTCGCGGAGAAGTTCGACACGGAGAGTCGCCACCGCCTCACCCGAGACGAGTTCCGCCGGTACGTCGACCGGGCGGCCGACATGACCGAGGAACACGACGACGCCACCTTCGGCGAGACGGCCCGCGAGAACGTCCTCGACCAGTTGTGGGACGCCGCCGTCCCCGTCCCCGACGACCCGCCGAACGTCTCCGAAGTCGCGGACGACCGGGATACGGCGAGTAATCTACTGGAGGCGATGCGCGAGACGGACATCATCGCCCCGCCGACCGACTGCCTCTCGCCCATCGGCGCGGACCTCGTCGAGAAGGGGCTTCGCAAGGAGTTCGAGGCCGACTTCTACGCCGCCTCGACCCGCGATGCGGCCGTCCACGGCGGCGACCCGTTCATCGTCGAGGCGGGCATCGCCTACGGCGGCGACCTCCAGGCCGACGGGCCCGTCGACGTGATGCGCTTCGCTAACCGCGTCCCCCTCGTCTATCAGCGCGGGGCCTGTGCGACGACGGACGTCATCAAGGGCATCAACTGGCGCAACTACAACTTGGACCAACCCGGCGGGTCGGGCATTCCGAACGGTCCGGCGGTCATCATGGTCCACGTCGCGTCGACGAACGTGCCCTTCACGAGCGAGTCCAAGGACGCCATCGCGAACATCCCCGAGATGGAAGACGAAATCGAACTCGCCATCCGGGAGGCCGCCCGCGAACTCAAGAGTTACCTCAACAAGCGCCGCTCGCTCCAACAGCGCCGGAAGAAGCAGGACAAACTCGCGACCATCCTCCCCGAGATGGCCGAGAAACTGACCGAAGTGACGGGCAACGACGAGTTGCACATCGACGACTCGCTGGCCCGGATCATGAACAACGTCCTCGTCGAACGCGAGTTCGACGGCGAGACGGTCCGGTTGACCGTCGAGAACAACGACGACACGAACGCCGACGTGGACCTGACCGACATCGTCACCGCCGAACCCCAGGACACGAACGGGGCGACGGTGGTCGAGATGGACGGCGAGTGGTTCGTGAAGTGGTCGCCGACCGTCGCCGCTGGCGAGTCCGCGACGCTGGAGTACCGCGTGACAGACGACGCCGAGTTCACCGTCTCCGTCGACGGTGTCGAAGACGAGAAACTGACGGTGGACGCCTAA